One genomic region from Cetobacterium sp. 8H encodes:
- a CDS encoding SLC13 family permease, whose product MIKIITRLKSEALFLTATGFALLTSFFVTPKFSYIDTHVLMVLFNLMVVVELYKKESILDYIAINFLKRYTNQRVICGALILLVFFFSMFLTNDVALITFVPLTIIIGKKSKFSVLKIVILETIAANLGSALTPMGSPHNIYIYSKYAPNPITFLEITFGISLVGLLLLFIINIFTPKNELMFELESPALNLNKNVFMATLIFILILLNIFLKFSIEYITFLTIAYLIYKKEDILSKLDWVLLATFISFFIFVGNLSNMPPVRQLMFSLLSKESSVYLLGIGLSQFISNVPAAILISEFTNEWKPLLLGVNIGGMGTLIASLASLISYKLYTLEYPEDKKAFVKEFSILNFSILILMGTLFYYFL is encoded by the coding sequence TTGATCAAAATAATTACTCGTTTAAAATCTGAAGCTTTATTTTTAACAGCTACTGGATTTGCTTTACTTACTAGTTTTTTTGTTACACCAAAATTTTCATATATTGACACGCATGTTTTAATGGTTCTATTCAATCTTATGGTCGTTGTCGAATTATATAAGAAAGAGAGCATCCTTGATTATATCGCTATTAATTTTTTAAAAAGATATACCAATCAAAGAGTTATCTGTGGTGCACTAATTCTTTTAGTTTTCTTTTTTAGCATGTTTTTAACCAATGATGTAGCTCTTATTACATTTGTTCCACTAACTATTATTATAGGTAAAAAATCTAAATTTTCTGTTTTAAAAATAGTCATACTAGAAACAATTGCAGCGAATTTGGGTAGTGCTCTAACCCCTATGGGAAGTCCACACAATATTTATATATATTCTAAATACGCTCCTAATCCAATCACATTTTTAGAGATTACTTTTGGAATTTCTTTAGTTGGATTGTTGCTTTTATTTATTATTAATATATTTACTCCTAAAAATGAACTAATGTTTGAACTTGAATCCCCTGCTTTAAATCTAAATAAAAATGTTTTTATGGCAACGCTTATTTTCATACTAATTCTTTTGAATATTTTTTTAAAGTTTTCAATTGAATACATCACATTTTTAACTATTGCATATTTAATCTACAAAAAAGAGGATATTCTCTCAAAGCTTGACTGGGTTTTACTTGCAACGTTTATTAGTTTTTTTATTTTTGTAGGCAATCTTTCTAATATGCCACCTGTTAGGCAATTAATGTTTTCATTACTTTCCAAGGAGTCATCTGTATATCTATTAGGAATTGGATTAAGTCAATTTATCAGTAATGTTCCTGCTGCCATTTTAATATCTGAATTTACTAATGAGTGGAAACCACTTCTTTTAGGTGTTAATATAGGTGGAATGGGAACTTTAATTGCATCTCTTGCAAGCTTAATTTCATATAAACTTTATACTTTAGAATACCCTGAAGATAAAAAAGCTTTTGTCAAAGAATTTTCTATTTTAAACTTTTCTATCTTAATTTTAATGGGGACTTTATTTTATTATTTCTTATAA
- a CDS encoding metallophosphoesterase, with protein MEQLLLINIIFLFAILPVLYIRRTFFRRNIFLGRFLGNYIFLAHYMFFLLIVLGIVNYFFYHLSGLNILILSLIILPIFFIYAYNNFSKPRVIRDEIHLDKYSENKKMRIAFISDVHLSALTSKKNIENSLERIKEEEPDILLIGGDLVDFSCRDIKSNFTNSFRAITPRLGIYSIVGNHEYHGGVHENIKYIRSLGIKVLKDDVLNVEGLNIIGRDDITNKKRKKLAYLTKKIDMDFPTVVLDHNPISIDEAIINKIDLQLCGHTHRGQFFPYNLLVKKMYKNYHGYKLFGTTHTIVSSGFSSWLIPYRVNSTSEINIIDIYY; from the coding sequence ATGGAACAATTGTTATTGATAAATATAATTTTTTTATTTGCAATACTTCCAGTATTGTATATAAGAAGAACATTTTTTAGAAGAAATATATTTTTGGGAAGATTTTTAGGTAACTATATATTTTTAGCTCATTATATGTTCTTTTTATTGATTGTGCTAGGTATAGTAAATTATTTTTTTTATCATTTATCAGGACTAAACATACTTATTTTAAGTTTAATTATTTTACCTATATTTTTTATTTATGCTTATAATAATTTCTCTAAACCGAGAGTAATTAGAGATGAAATACATTTAGATAAGTATTCGGAAAATAAAAAAATGAGAATAGCATTTATTTCAGATGTACATCTTTCAGCGCTCACAAGCAAGAAGAATATTGAAAATTCTTTAGAACGTATAAAAGAAGAGGAACCGGATATACTATTAATAGGTGGGGATCTGGTAGATTTTAGTTGTAGAGATATAAAATCAAATTTTACAAATAGTTTCAGAGCAATTACACCAAGATTAGGAATATATTCAATTGTAGGAAATCATGAATATCATGGTGGAGTTCATGAAAATATAAAATACATAAGATCTTTAGGTATTAAGGTTTTAAAGGATGATGTCCTAAATGTAGAAGGGTTAAATATTATTGGTAGAGATGATATTACAAATAAAAAAAGAAAAAAATTAGCTTATTTAACTAAAAAAATAGATATGGATTTTCCAACTGTTGTGCTAGACCATAATCCTATATCAATAGATGAAGCCATAATTAATAAAATAGATTTACAACTTTGTGGACACACACATAGAGGACAATTTTTCCCATATAATTTATTAGTAAAAAAAATGTATAAAAATTATCATGGGTACAAACTTTTTGGGACAACTCATACAATTGTTAGCTCAGGTTTTAGCTCATGGTTAATACCGTATAGAGTAAATAGCACTAGTGAAATAAATATTATAGATATATATTACTAA
- a CDS encoding manganese efflux pump MntP family protein, whose amino-acid sequence MDTISLILISVGLAMDAFAVSLTEGLAIKKLRKRNILKIALVFGGFQAIMPYIGWRVGEVFADKISRYDYIITTVLLLLIGGKMIYDGWKEEECEVEGKCDMNSNLFILGFATSIDALAIGFSFSLIPNIDIYYSIEIIGLITFLIASIGVYLGHKMGHLISYKTEYLGGGILVLMGLKSLVGHFI is encoded by the coding sequence ATGGATACGATATCATTAATATTAATTTCAGTAGGACTTGCAATGGATGCATTTGCAGTTTCTTTGACAGAAGGATTAGCTATAAAAAAGCTGCGTAAAAGAAATATATTGAAAATAGCGTTAGTATTTGGAGGATTTCAAGCTATAATGCCGTATATAGGATGGAGAGTAGGAGAAGTTTTCGCAGATAAAATTTCACGATATGACTATATAATAACTACAGTTTTACTTCTACTAATAGGTGGAAAGATGATCTATGATGGATGGAAAGAAGAGGAATGTGAAGTTGAAGGGAAATGTGATATGAACTCAAATCTATTTATACTAGGATTTGCAACGAGTATTGATGCCTTAGCTATTGGATTTTCATTTTCATTAATTCCAAATATAGATATCTATTATTCAATAGAAATAATTGGGTTAATAACATTTTTAATAGCCTCTATTGGTGTATATTTAGGTCATAAAATGGGACATTTAATTAGTTATAAGACTGAGTATTTAGGAGGGGGAATTTTAGTTCTTATGGGGCTAAAATCTTTAGTTGGTCATTTCATTTAA
- a CDS encoding 1-aminocyclopropane-1-carboxylate deaminase/D-cysteine desulfhydrase produces MENKLNIANLPTKIERLENFSKDLNLNLFIKRDDQTGSEVSGNKIRKLEYSIKEALDLGCDTLITCGGSQSNHARSTVAAGIKVGMSTTLVLKSDVPPKIDGNFFIDKLLGADIKIITSQEYSQNRHEIMESLKNEMLTNGKKAYIIPEGASNGIGSLGYISFMKEIIDFENSTGTSFDTIVVAVGSGGTYAGIHMGNQIYCNGNKRIVGFNVCDDADFFVEKIKDIIKESSIYLDSSDQQKLTFKNIEIIDGYVGIGYAESKEEELDFISMLARTEGVILDPVYTGKAMFGLVNEIKKGSFKTSKNILFVHTGGLFGLFPKKDQFKF; encoded by the coding sequence ATGGAAAACAAACTAAATATTGCAAATTTACCTACAAAAATTGAGAGATTAGAAAATTTCTCAAAAGATCTAAATCTCAATCTCTTTATAAAAAGGGATGACCAAACTGGTTCTGAAGTATCAGGAAATAAAATTAGAAAACTTGAATATTCTATTAAAGAAGCCTTAGATTTAGGATGTGATACTTTGATTACATGTGGTGGCTCTCAATCTAACCATGCTCGATCTACTGTTGCAGCTGGAATTAAAGTTGGAATGTCAACAACTCTTGTTTTAAAATCTGATGTACCTCCAAAAATAGATGGTAATTTTTTTATAGATAAACTTCTTGGTGCAGATATTAAAATTATCACCAGTCAAGAATACAGCCAAAATCGTCATGAGATTATGGAGTCTTTAAAAAATGAAATGCTTACTAATGGGAAAAAAGCCTATATAATTCCAGAAGGAGCTTCTAATGGAATTGGAAGTTTAGGTTATATCTCTTTCATGAAAGAAATTATAGATTTTGAAAATTCTACTGGAACATCTTTTGATACAATTGTCGTTGCTGTTGGTTCAGGTGGTACTTATGCTGGAATTCATATGGGAAATCAAATTTATTGTAATGGAAACAAAAGAATTGTTGGATTTAATGTTTGTGATGATGCTGATTTTTTCGTAGAAAAAATTAAAGATATTATAAAAGAAAGTTCTATCTATCTAGATTCTAGTGATCAACAAAAATTAACTTTTAAAAATATCGAAATTATTGATGGGTATGTTGGAATCGGATATGCTGAGAGTAAAGAAGAAGAACTCGATTTTATATCTATGCTTGCTAGAACTGAAGGTGTTATTTTAGATCCTGTATATACCGGTAAAGCCATGTTTGGATTGGTTAATGAGATTAAAAAAGGCAGTTTCAAAACTTCTAAAAATATTTTATTTGTTCATACTGGTGGTTTATTTGGATTATTTCCTAAAAAAGACCAATTCAAATTTTAA
- a CDS encoding dicarboxylate/amino acid:cation symporter: MQNEKLAKLWKAYKFSVILLVAISIGTVIGLKMGPQAIMFKPLGDIFINGMFTIVVPLVFVTITSSISSMSDMRRLKKILKSLLFVFISTGFIASILILIVVYFFPPAKGIVFSMPAAEALKPFSTGDQVVKALTVTDFPELISRKNMLPLIIFSLFFGMCVNKIGEKGAIISRGLEALSEVFLKLVDLLMLYAPIGLGAYFAALIGEHGQELIGSYARALAIYYPLCFIYLIIAFPIYAYISAGKKGIKSLKYIIPPMITALATQSSIATLPINLEACENIGVPRDIREIVLPIGATAHMDGTVLSTILKISFLFGIFQVPFEGVGTYISAILLSIAGGVVMSGVPGGGLIGEMLIVTMYGFPPEAFPIVATIGYLVDPPATMINATGDTIASMLVARMVEGKEWINKKASLD; this comes from the coding sequence ATGCAAAATGAAAAATTAGCAAAACTCTGGAAGGCTTATAAATTTTCTGTAATTCTTCTTGTAGCTATATCTATCGGTACTGTTATCGGTCTTAAAATGGGGCCTCAAGCAATTATGTTTAAACCTTTAGGAGATATCTTTATAAATGGTATGTTTACAATTGTTGTTCCTCTTGTTTTTGTAACAATTACTAGTTCTATCTCCTCTATGAGTGATATGAGAAGATTAAAAAAGATTTTAAAATCTTTACTATTTGTTTTTATCTCCACTGGATTTATTGCCTCTATATTAATTTTAATTGTTGTCTATTTTTTCCCACCTGCAAAAGGAATAGTTTTCTCTATGCCTGCTGCTGAAGCACTAAAACCTTTTTCTACTGGAGACCAAGTTGTTAAAGCTCTTACTGTTACTGATTTTCCAGAACTTATATCAAGAAAAAATATGCTTCCTCTTATTATTTTCAGTCTTTTTTTTGGAATGTGTGTGAATAAAATTGGTGAAAAAGGAGCTATTATTTCTAGAGGACTTGAAGCTTTATCTGAAGTTTTTTTAAAATTAGTTGATCTACTTATGCTTTATGCTCCAATAGGTTTAGGTGCATACTTTGCAGCTCTTATTGGAGAACATGGCCAAGAATTAATTGGTTCTTACGCTAGGGCTCTTGCCATTTATTACCCTCTTTGTTTCATATATCTAATAATAGCATTCCCTATTTACGCATATATTTCAGCTGGAAAAAAAGGCATAAAATCTTTAAAATATATTATTCCGCCTATGATTACGGCTCTTGCAACTCAAAGTAGTATTGCTACCTTACCTATAAATCTTGAGGCTTGTGAAAATATAGGTGTTCCTAGAGATATTAGAGAAATTGTTCTTCCAATAGGAGCTACAGCTCATATGGATGGAACTGTTTTGAGCACTATTTTAAAAATATCTTTTCTTTTTGGGATTTTTCAAGTTCCTTTTGAAGGCGTGGGTACGTATATAAGTGCTATTTTACTTTCAATAGCTGGTGGCGTAGTTATGTCTGGAGTTCCTGGTGGTGGATTAATCGGTGAAATGCTAATTGTTACAATGTATGGTTTCCCTCCTGAAGCCTTCCCAATTGTTGCAACAATTGGATACCTTGTTGATCCTCCTGCTACAATGATTAATGCTACTGGTGATACTATTGCTTCAATGCTTGTTGCTAGAATGGTTGAAGGAAAAGAATGGATAAATAAAAAAGCTTCTCTTGATTAA
- a CDS encoding NCS2 family permease, with protein MEKILVKKNTVSDVLDRFFKVKERGSTIKTEVLGGLTTFLTMAYIVFVNPEILSATGMDKGALITVTCLATAIGTGIAAFWANAPFALAPGMGLNAFFTYTLVLGQGVPWEDALGVVFLSGLFFLVMTLGGIREKIANAIPSVVSTAATSGIGLFIAFIGLKNMGLIVSNPATFVGLGDFSLPTVLGLLGLGIMAICEVRKINGGILISIAITTIIGMFLGIVDTPTSIVSMPPSITPIFMKVNILGALKISLIGSIFSFMFIDLFDSLGFMMACYKNMGLVQGDEGSKGLKRMLQVDVSSTLIGAVLGTSTVTSFAESASGIAAGARTGLASVVTSALFLLALLFTPIVGIVPGYASAPALVLVGVFMFKSIGNIDFSDIKIAVPAFITIVMMPLTYSISIGLSFGFVGYIITHVAAGEIKKINMALWAIGALSVVNLVI; from the coding sequence ATGGAAAAAATTCTGGTTAAAAAAAATACAGTATCGGATGTTTTAGATAGATTTTTTAAAGTTAAAGAGAGAGGAAGTACAATAAAAACTGAGGTATTAGGAGGACTTACAACGTTTTTAACAATGGCATATATTGTTTTTGTAAACCCAGAAATACTCTCAGCAACAGGGATGGATAAGGGAGCGCTGATAACTGTTACTTGCTTAGCAACAGCGATAGGAACAGGAATAGCTGCATTTTGGGCAAATGCTCCGTTTGCTCTAGCTCCAGGAATGGGACTGAATGCATTCTTCACATATACCTTAGTTCTAGGGCAAGGAGTACCGTGGGAAGATGCCTTAGGTGTTGTATTTCTATCGGGGTTATTCTTTTTAGTAATGACATTAGGAGGAATAAGAGAAAAAATTGCCAATGCAATTCCATCGGTAGTTTCAACAGCAGCAACATCAGGAATTGGACTTTTTATAGCATTCATTGGATTGAAAAATATGGGATTAATTGTAAGTAATCCAGCGACATTTGTGGGTTTAGGAGATTTCTCTTTACCTACAGTTTTAGGACTTCTAGGATTAGGTATTATGGCAATATGTGAGGTTAGAAAAATAAATGGTGGAATACTTATAAGTATAGCTATAACAACAATAATAGGAATGTTTTTAGGGATAGTGGATACACCTACATCAATAGTGTCAATGCCACCTTCGATAACACCGATATTTATGAAAGTTAATATTTTAGGAGCTTTAAAGATATCCCTTATAGGTTCAATATTTTCATTTATGTTTATAGATTTGTTTGATTCATTAGGGTTCATGATGGCTTGTTACAAAAATATGGGACTTGTACAGGGAGATGAGGGATCTAAAGGACTTAAAAGAATGCTACAGGTAGATGTATCTTCGACTTTGATAGGAGCAGTATTAGGGACAAGTACAGTAACTTCATTTGCTGAATCAGCATCTGGAATTGCAGCGGGTGCAAGAACAGGACTTGCATCTGTAGTTACAAGTGCTTTATTTCTATTAGCATTACTATTTACACCAATTGTTGGAATAGTTCCAGGGTATGCTTCTGCACCAGCTCTTGTTCTTGTAGGAGTATTTATGTTTAAATCTATAGGAAATATAGATTTTTCAGATATAAAAATTGCTGTTCCAGCTTTTATAACTATAGTGATGATGCCTTTAACTTATAGTATCAGTATAGGACTTAGTTTTGGATTTGTTGGATATATAATTACGCATGTTGCAGCCGGTGAAATTAAAAAGATCAATATGGCTTTATGGGCAATAGGTGCATTATCTGTAGTTAATTTAGTAATATAA
- a CDS encoding amidohydrolase: MKQILLKNAYIVSMNGKREIFNGGSILIEGNLIKAIGKVDLKLIENDAEIYDVKGKIILPGLINTHVHLSQQLGRGIADDVDLLTWLRERVWPYESSFDYEASLISSTACCAEMIKSGVTTFLEAGGQYVEAMAEAVEKMGLRAGLSKSVMDQGEGLPSTWVKTADQELEAQKELFDKYHNTADGRIKIWFGLRTIFNNSDDLIVRTKKMADELETGIHMHIAEIAAENDFIKETRGNSTVEQLHRLGALGKNLLAVHTVWLTDREIDLFRLYDVKVSHNPAAAMKVVLGFARIPEMLEKGISVSIGTDGAPSNNRMDMMREMYLTSLIHKGRTLNPKSVPAEQVLEMATIHAAKCALLENEIGSLEIGKKADLIILNPNSLHSLPLHDPIANIVYTMSSENVESTICDGKWLMKERNLLVMDEKELIEKVKEKSAEVKERAKINLPNRFPVVDIL, from the coding sequence ATGAAACAGATATTGTTAAAGAATGCATACATAGTTTCTATGAATGGGAAAAGGGAGATATTCAATGGTGGTTCAATTTTAATTGAAGGAAATTTAATAAAAGCTATTGGAAAAGTTGATTTAAAATTAATAGAAAATGATGCTGAAATTTATGATGTGAAAGGAAAAATAATTTTACCTGGACTTATAAATACACATGTTCATTTATCACAACAATTAGGAAGAGGGATAGCTGATGATGTAGATTTATTAACTTGGTTGAGAGAAAGAGTGTGGCCTTATGAAAGCAGTTTTGATTATGAAGCATCTTTAATATCTTCAACAGCTTGTTGTGCTGAAATGATAAAATCAGGAGTGACGACTTTTTTAGAAGCTGGTGGACAATATGTAGAAGCAATGGCAGAAGCTGTAGAAAAAATGGGGCTTAGAGCAGGTCTGTCGAAATCTGTAATGGATCAAGGAGAGGGATTACCTTCAACTTGGGTAAAAACAGCAGACCAAGAGCTAGAAGCTCAAAAAGAGCTGTTTGATAAATATCATAATACAGCTGATGGAAGAATAAAAATATGGTTTGGCCTTAGAACAATATTTAATAATTCGGATGATTTAATAGTAAGAACAAAAAAAATGGCAGATGAATTAGAAACAGGAATTCATATGCATATTGCAGAGATAGCTGCAGAAAATGATTTTATAAAAGAAACTAGAGGAAATTCAACTGTAGAACAACTTCATAGATTAGGAGCTTTAGGAAAAAATTTACTTGCTGTTCATACTGTTTGGTTAACTGATAGAGAAATTGATCTATTTAGACTTTATGATGTAAAAGTTTCTCATAATCCAGCAGCAGCTATGAAAGTAGTTTTGGGATTTGCAAGAATACCAGAGATGCTAGAAAAAGGAATAAGCGTTTCTATAGGAACAGATGGAGCCCCGTCAAACAACAGAATGGATATGATGAGGGAGATGTATTTAACATCTTTAATCCACAAAGGAAGAACGTTAAATCCAAAATCTGTTCCGGCAGAACAAGTTTTAGAGATGGCAACAATTCATGCAGCTAAATGTGCATTACTAGAGAATGAAATAGGTAGTTTAGAGATTGGTAAAAAAGCAGATTTGATAATTTTAAATCCAAATTCATTACATTCATTACCTTTGCATGATCCAATAGCAAATATAGTTTATACAATGTCTAGTGAAAATGTAGAATCTACTATCTGTGATGGAAAATGGTTAATGAAAGAAAGAAATCTTTTAGTTATGGATGAAAAAGAATTAATAGAGAAAGTAAAAGAAAAATCTGCTGAGGTTAAAGAAAGAGCAAAGATTAATTTACCAAACAGATTTCCAGTTGTAGATATATTATAG
- a CDS encoding M20 family metallopeptidase, whose amino-acid sequence MKQKILESIDKEKEMLVSLGDFIFDNPELGLEEFKSSKKLIDILRNNGFKVEVGVGGFETAFKAIYENGVGGPSIGLLCEYDALEGMGHACAHHLQGPSILGAALSLKNNLKDENYKIVVYGTPAEETIGGKVQMLEKGCFNDIDVALMMHGAPDTTTDVKSLALSNFTVKFHGVRSHAALAPEKGRSALDGLLILFQGIEFLREHVREEVRMHYTITNAGGPANVVPKYAEAKFSLRSYDRAYLNHVIERFKKVVQGASLMTETDYEIIETKSLNNKIPVLKLNEILMNNAKLINAPRISPPREKTGSTDFGNVMYHVPGSCIRVAFVPEGTSSHSDEFLAAGKTEKAHEAILLGAKILAGSAYDIISNKECFDEIKREFNENKNKSNKI is encoded by the coding sequence ATGAAACAAAAAATTTTAGAAAGTATTGATAAAGAAAAAGAGATGCTAGTCTCTTTAGGTGACTTTATATTTGATAATCCAGAACTTGGATTGGAAGAGTTCAAAAGTTCAAAAAAGTTAATAGATATTTTAAGAAATAATGGATTTAAAGTAGAAGTTGGAGTAGGAGGATTTGAAACGGCTTTTAAGGCAATCTATGAAAATGGAGTGGGGGGACCATCGATTGGATTGTTGTGTGAGTATGATGCATTAGAAGGTATGGGTCATGCATGTGCACATCATCTTCAAGGACCAAGCATTTTAGGCGCAGCTTTAAGTTTAAAAAATAATCTGAAAGATGAAAATTATAAGATTGTAGTTTATGGAACACCAGCAGAGGAAACAATCGGTGGAAAAGTACAAATGCTAGAAAAAGGTTGCTTTAATGATATAGATGTAGCTCTTATGATGCATGGAGCACCGGATACAACAACAGATGTAAAATCATTAGCCTTATCTAATTTCACTGTTAAATTTCATGGAGTAAGATCACATGCAGCATTAGCTCCTGAAAAAGGAAGGAGTGCATTAGATGGATTATTAATATTGTTTCAAGGGATAGAATTTTTAAGAGAGCATGTTAGAGAAGAAGTTAGAATGCATTATACAATAACTAATGCGGGAGGACCTGCAAATGTTGTTCCAAAGTATGCAGAGGCAAAATTTAGTTTAAGATCATATGATAGAGCTTATTTAAATCATGTTATAGAAAGGTTTAAAAAAGTGGTTCAAGGAGCTTCTTTAATGACAGAAACAGATTATGAAATTATAGAAACAAAGTCATTAAATAATAAAATTCCAGTATTGAAACTTAATGAAATTTTAATGAATAATGCAAAATTAATTAATGCTCCTAGAATATCTCCTCCTAGAGAAAAAACAGGGTCTACAGATTTTGGAAATGTAATGTATCATGTTCCTGGATCTTGTATTAGAGTTGCTTTTGTTCCAGAGGGAACATCATCTCATTCAGATGAATTTTTAGCAGCAGGAAAAACTGAAAAAGCTCACGAAGCAATTCTTTTGGGTGCTAAGATATTAGCTGGTTCGGCATATGATATTATATCGAATAAAGAATGCTTTGATGAAATAAAGAGAGAGTTTAACGAAAATAAAAATAAAAGTAATAAAATATAA
- a CDS encoding YfcC family protein, with product MSKKSNSGKKMSFPHTYVIIFSLIIFAVLLTWIVPAGHFPRVKDAVTGKTVIVADQFSFVQNTPVNFLDVPFKIVDALNKSSSIIFLVLIVGGAFHVIIKTGMFQALTSKVTKVFSDKEEMLIPAFTTVFAVACMSMGVNTFIGFAPVAIILSRSMGYDAIVGISMVALGGAIGFSTGTFNPFTTGVAQALAGLPMFSGLGYRIFCLITFLIVTNIYIISYAKKIKKNPELSVVRDLEKLENNIEDGNGPMPEIETRHYLVLAIVIGLFGVLIYGGATWHWGLNHSAGLFIWMAILGGLAYGFSPSTIAKEFVNGAKALVFGALIIGIARTISIILDDGKILDTAVYYLGNMLASLPHVLQSIGMLLMQLFINGLVTSGSGQAAVTMPIMLPVADMIGMTRQTAVLAFNFGDGFSNYVLPTSSALMGFLAIANVSYEDWMKYMGKLFLIWVATGSVLIIIANWIGYGPF from the coding sequence ATGAGTAAAAAGTCAAACAGTGGAAAAAAGATGAGCTTTCCACATACATATGTAATTATCTTTTCTTTGATAATTTTTGCAGTATTATTAACATGGATAGTACCAGCAGGACATTTTCCTAGAGTAAAGGATGCTGTTACGGGGAAAACAGTAATTGTTGCGGATCAATTTAGTTTCGTACAAAATACACCAGTAAATTTTTTAGATGTTCCATTTAAAATAGTGGATGCTTTAAATAAATCTAGCAGTATAATATTTTTGGTTTTAATTGTAGGTGGAGCCTTCCATGTTATTATAAAAACAGGGATGTTCCAAGCGTTAACTTCTAAAGTTACAAAAGTATTTTCAGATAAGGAAGAGATGTTAATACCAGCATTTACAACTGTGTTTGCTGTAGCTTGTATGAGCATGGGAGTAAATACTTTTATTGGATTTGCTCCAGTTGCAATTATCTTATCAAGATCTATGGGATATGATGCAATTGTTGGAATTTCAATGGTAGCCTTAGGTGGAGCGATAGGTTTTAGCACAGGAACATTCAACCCATTCACGACAGGAGTAGCACAAGCATTAGCAGGATTACCTATGTTTTCAGGATTAGGGTATAGAATATTTTGTTTAATCACATTCTTAATCGTAACAAATATATATATAATTAGTTATGCAAAAAAAATAAAGAAGAATCCTGAATTAAGTGTAGTTAGGGATTTAGAAAAATTAGAAAATAATATAGAAGATGGAAATGGTCCTATGCCAGAGATTGAGACTAGACACTATTTGGTTTTAGCAATTGTTATAGGTTTATTTGGGGTATTGATATATGGGGGTGCAACTTGGCATTGGGGACTTAACCATAGTGCTGGACTATTCATTTGGATGGCAATACTTGGAGGATTAGCATATGGATTTTCACCAAGTACAATAGCAAAAGAGTTTGTAAATGGAGCCAAAGCTCTTGTATTTGGAGCATTGATAATAGGAATAGCAAGAACAATATCAATAATTTTAGATGATGGAAAAATTTTGGATACAGCGGTATATTACTTAGGAAATATGTTAGCTTCATTACCTCATGTACTTCAATCTATTGGGATGCTTTTAATGCAATTATTTATAAATGGACTGGTAACATCTGGAAGTGGACAAGCTGCAGTGACAATGCCAATAATGCTTCCAGTAGCGGATATGATTGGAATGACTAGACAAACAGCAGTTTTAGCATTTAACTTTGGAGACGGATTTAGTAACTATGTATTACCGACATCTTCGGCACTTATGGGATTCTTGGCAATAGCAAATGTATCTTATGAAGACTGGATGAAATATATGGGTAAATTATTTTTAATTTGGGTGGCTACTGGATCAGTACTAATAATTATAGCGAACTGGATAGGATACGGACCATTCTAA